The proteins below are encoded in one region of Ferroplasma acidiphilum:
- a CDS encoding APC family permease, with translation MDNLDSKSGLATHTLSMWQALAQGLGTNGPAAVTALFFVGIAGAVGSSMTLVIVLAFIIYCGMTLVTYEWSKEVASAYSWAAFHRKAFGDRGKFLSFYGGISYYYYYLLGYTGFAMLGLTAFLYALDPSLAAAYPWIWIPLTIIIIGETTVLNFFGVKLSLKYVLYTGLAEFIFLIGTSIALIVIAGPHNSYVPFTAAAVHFNYTDIAIEMILGIATFGGLNSVVPVAEETKNPKKNIPLALGILAGLIGAVIIISSYAQSVVYGVTNMFQYANLSDPGIYVYTKYLGLAVAAVFVLFIINSFNSSGVAFETSTVRTSYAYARDKILFPKVFTSINKHKVPGNLVIFTGLLSITIAIVSGLILGPLTASLFLIISNSIFSFSNHAIAGIGLGVYHRRKGTLRIIQHLIIPWAVAIALVVAIVYVVYPAPAPPLNYASYISGIYFVFIIVLYFYYRAKKPDMLEEVGKFTL, from the coding sequence ATGGACAATCTGGATTCAAAATCCGGCCTTGCTACCCATACATTAAGCATGTGGCAGGCACTGGCCCAGGGGCTTGGAACCAATGGCCCGGCTGCTGTTACTGCCTTATTTTTTGTAGGAATTGCCGGGGCTGTTGGCTCTTCAATGACGCTTGTTATAGTTCTTGCCTTTATCATTTATTGTGGCATGACTCTGGTGACATATGAATGGTCAAAGGAGGTTGCATCCGCATATTCATGGGCAGCATTCCACAGGAAAGCCTTCGGGGACAGGGGCAAATTCCTGTCTTTTTATGGTGGTATTTCCTATTATTACTATTACCTCCTTGGATATACAGGATTCGCCATGTTAGGATTAACCGCCTTCCTTTACGCACTGGATCCATCACTAGCTGCAGCATATCCATGGATCTGGATACCATTAACAATTATAATTATTGGAGAGACAACAGTCTTGAATTTCTTCGGTGTTAAACTGTCCTTAAAATACGTTCTTTATACTGGCCTTGCTGAATTTATATTTCTTATAGGGACATCAATAGCCCTTATAGTAATTGCCGGCCCGCATAACTCATATGTACCATTCACAGCTGCAGCAGTGCATTTCAACTATACCGATATTGCAATTGAAATGATTCTTGGAATCGCTACATTTGGTGGGTTGAATTCTGTGGTACCGGTAGCAGAGGAAACTAAAAATCCAAAGAAAAACATACCCCTCGCACTGGGTATACTTGCCGGGTTAATAGGGGCAGTTATAATAATTAGTTCCTATGCCCAGTCCGTTGTCTACGGCGTTACCAATATGTTCCAGTATGCAAACCTATCAGATCCTGGAATTTATGTTTATACAAAATATCTTGGCCTGGCGGTTGCTGCAGTATTTGTCTTATTTATCATTAATAGTTTTAATTCATCAGGGGTTGCATTCGAGACAAGCACTGTGAGAACATCCTATGCATATGCAAGGGATAAAATCTTATTTCCAAAAGTTTTCACCAGTATTAATAAACACAAAGTGCCAGGGAACCTTGTTATATTCACCGGCCTGCTGAGCATAACCATAGCAATAGTATCAGGCCTCATTCTCGGCCCTCTAACAGCCAGCTTATTCCTTATAATAAGCAACTCAATTTTCAGTTTTTCAAACCATGCAATAGCTGGAATCGGCCTTGGGGTTTACCATAGAAGAAAAGGAACTTTGAGAATAATACAGCATTTAATAATACCCTGGGCAGTAGCAATAGCTCTTGTAGTTGCTATTGTATACGTTGTATACCCTGCCCCGGCGCCACCACTTAACTACGCCTCATATATTTCTGGCATATACTTTGTGTTCATTATAGTGCTCTATTTTTATTACAGGGCTAAAAAACCGGATATGCTTGAAGAAGTTGGAAAGTTTACCCTCTAA
- a CDS encoding NUDIX hydrolase, with protein MECMAAVALIFNRDKFLLIKRAEQDGDPWSGQMALPGGHRERNESCEQAAIRETMEEVGLPITVKRSLGIYHTLNGNVSVEAYECFSTETAIHPDNEISKYFWATREELMHKNETYKFRDYIVFGLTYRILYDYFSSNP; from the coding sequence ATGGAATGCATGGCAGCCGTAGCCCTTATATTTAACCGTGATAAATTTCTGTTAATAAAACGGGCTGAACAGGATGGAGACCCATGGTCAGGGCAGATGGCACTTCCTGGAGGGCACAGGGAAAGGAATGAAAGCTGTGAACAGGCAGCAATAAGGGAAACCATGGAAGAGGTAGGACTGCCAATCACTGTTAAAAGGTCACTGGGAATATACCATACTTTGAATGGAAATGTGAGTGTAGAGGCATATGAGTGTTTTTCCACTGAAACAGCAATACATCCGGACAATGAAATCTCAAAGTATTTCTGGGCAACGCGGGAAGAACTTATGCATAAAAATGAAACATATAAATTCAGGGATTATATCGTGTTCGGGTTAACATACCGCATACTTTATGATTATTTTTCCTCAAATCCATGA
- the bluB gene encoding 5,6-dimethylbenzimidazole synthase, with protein MDVYEAIKKRRDVRSWFSDKHIDNSSLGRILKAGNYAPSVGLSQPWNYILIRDIETRKKIKAVVEEKRMDFYNSLPDEKKIKFQNIKIEGILESDLNMAVTCDVSRKGPDILGRATMPEMSEYSVVLSIENMWLAARAEGIGMGWISFIDPDMVKKILGIPESIKLVGYLAVGYLSEDHDIPELEEKKWEKRLDVSNFVYMDKWGEKPDPETIDKLKNSWI; from the coding sequence ATGGATGTTTATGAAGCCATAAAAAAAAGGAGAGATGTAAGGTCGTGGTTTTCTGATAAACACATAGACAATAGCAGCCTGGGAAGAATATTGAAAGCAGGAAATTATGCACCTTCGGTGGGATTATCACAGCCATGGAACTATATTTTAATCAGGGATATAGAAACGAGAAAGAAAATTAAGGCAGTTGTAGAAGAAAAGAGAATGGATTTTTATAATTCTCTCCCGGATGAAAAAAAGATAAAATTCCAAAATATAAAAATTGAAGGAATTTTAGAATCGGATCTTAATATGGCCGTAACATGCGATGTTTCCAGAAAAGGCCCCGACATACTGGGAAGGGCTACAATGCCGGAAATGTCGGAGTATAGTGTCGTGTTGTCAATAGAGAATATGTGGCTTGCTGCCAGAGCAGAGGGGATTGGAATGGGATGGATCAGTTTCATTGACCCTGATATGGTAAAGAAAATCTTGGGTATTCCTGAAAGTATTAAGCTTGTAGGATATCTTGCAGTGGGCTACCTTTCCGAAGACCATGATATACCGGAACTGGAGGAAAAGAAATGGGAAAAAAGGCTGGATGTTTCTAATTTTGTATACATGGACAAATGGGGAGAGAAGCCTGATCCAGAAACAATTGATAAACTGAAAAATTCATGGATTTGA